Proteins found in one Triticum aestivum cultivar Chinese Spring chromosome 4D, IWGSC CS RefSeq v2.1, whole genome shotgun sequence genomic segment:
- the LOC123100079 gene encoding LOB domain-containing protein 30 — protein MSSGGGSSTLGGCGGPSGSGSGSGGGGGGGGLGGGGGGPCGACKFLRRKCVSECIFAPYFDSEQGAAHFAAVHKVFGASNVSKLLLQIPAHKRLDAVVTICYEAQARLRDPVYGCVAHIFALQQQVVNLQAELTYLQTHLATLELPSPPLPAAPQMPMAMPAQFSISDLPSTTNIPTTIDLSALFEPPAQPQWALQQHHQHQLRQQPSYGAMAHRGGSSSMAEGSVGSGDLQTLARELLDRHGRSGVKPELQPPPPPHPR, from the exons ATGAGCtcgggcggcggcagcagcacgcTTGGCGGCTGCGGCGGGCCGAGCgggagcggcagcggcagcggaggaggaggtggaggaggagggcttggcggcggcggcggcgggccgtgCGGCGCGTGCAAGTTCCTCCGGCGCAAGTGCGTGAGCGAGTGCATCTTCGCGCCCTACTTCGACTCGGAGCAAGGCGCGGCGCACTTCGCGGCGGTGCACAAGGTGTTCGGCGCCAGCAACGTGTCCAAGCTGCTCCTCCAGATCCCCGCGCACAAGCGCCTCGACGCCGTCGTCACCATCTGCTACGAGGCGCAGGCCCGCCTCCGCGACCCCGTCTACGGCTGCGTCGCCCACATCTTCGCGCTCCAGCAGCAG GTGGTGAATCTCCAGGCCGAGCTGACCTACCTGCAGACCCACCTGGCCACACTggagctgccgtcgccgccgctgccggcTGCGCCGCAAATGCCGATGGCGATGCCGGCCCAGTTTTCCATCTCGGACCTGCCGTCCACGACCAACATTCCGACCACCATCGACCTGTCCGCGCTCTTCGAACCGCCGGCGCAACCGCAGTGGGCGCTCCAGCAGCATCACCAGCACCAGCTCCGCCAGCAGCCGTCATACGGCGCCATGGCGCACAGGGGCGGCTCCAGCAGCATGGCGGAGGGATCGGTGGGCAGCGGCGACCTGCAGAcgctggcgcgggagctcctggaCCGCCACGGCCGGTCCGGCGTGAAGCCCGAGctgcagccaccgccgccgccgcatccaaGATGA